AACACGAAGATGAGATCATCAGGGAAAAAGAGGTGAAAATCATGAAGCGGATTAACTGCCGGGGAGCCGCAATTGAGGCTTGCGTTACACGGCACGGTACGATTGTGGCACCATTAATGACAGAGCTGGTAGGCTTTCCGGAACTGACTCCCTACAAAGGCGGCTGGTGCGGCAACGAAATTCACGCTAACGTTTTTACCCGCGAGATTCGCCAGAAAGCCCGTGAATATACACGGCTTTTTGGCAACCAACTCCGCGAAGAAGGCTACAAAGGATATTTTGAGCTCGACTTTTTGATTGATCAGGATAACGGGGAGGTCTATCTCGGAGAGCTGAACCCAAGGATAACCGGGGCCAGCTCCATAACCAACCACGCTGTTTTTGCTCTGGCAGATGCCCCTCTTTTCCTCTTTCACCTCCTGGAATGGATGGATACCCCGTACGAGCTGAATGTAAAATCAATCAACAAAAGATGGGCACAGCCTGAAAATATCGATGACTGGAGCCAGCTTGTAATTAAGCACACCGAAGATACGGTGGAATATATTACGGAAGCACCGCCATCCGGTATCTGGAAGAAGCAGAAAGACGGCACAATTAAATATGACCGAATGGACACTCACCGCCGCGCCGTTGAAAAAGAAAATGAGGCATTTTTTCTTCGAATTACAGGGGAAGGAGATTATCTCTACGAAGGAGCTGATGTGGGAATCCTGGTAATGAGAGGCCGTCTGATGACCGATGATTTCAAACTCACCAAACGGGCCAAGAGCTGGATCACGGCCATACAGGATCAATATAAAACCACGGAACCGGCGAGTACAGAAGCTGAAAAGGAGAAAATCGCTGAGATTGCCGGGTTTAAAATGATGTAGGTTCTTCCCTAATCCTCCAAGGGTCTGAAACCCTTGGAGGGTTTTTATTAAATAGATATCCATCAATTGTTTGTAGATTACGATCAAATCATACAGCAGTACTATGTTAATTAAGATCAAATGTATTGACGAAGATAAACCCGGCAAAAAGTGGGCGAAGGTGTTTAACAGAACCTGGCCCTATTACCGGGCATGGTATCTTCAGGAGGGATTTACCTCCAGGCCGGGATATCTGAGCTGCAAAAATGCGCTGGACGAGTATATGCCGGAATTGTCGCTGATGTACGATCAGATCTGTGAGCTTGCAGGTGGCGGCGACGTGACCTCCCGGTATCTCTCTATGTGGAATCCTCCCGCTTTTATGAGCGGCTGCACACAAGTAGCATGGACCAAAAACACGCCGGCGCTAATCCGAAATTACGACTACAACCCAAAATGGTTTGAAGGCGTGATGCTGAAAAGCAACTGGCTGCAGCCGGTGATGGGCGTCGGTGATTGCAACTGGGGTCTGCTGGATGGAATGAACGGCAGCGGACTGTGCGCATCATTGAACTTTGGCGGGCGAAATGTAGTCGGTGAGGGTTTTGGTATTCCGCTGGTGATTCGCTACCTGCTCGAAACTTGTGAAAATGTTGAAGACGCAATAAGAGTATTGGAACGAATCCCGGTTCATATGGCCTATAATGTTATGCTTATGGACCGTAATGGTGAATATGCAACTCTTTTCCTGGGTCCCGACCGTAAACCAGGCCTGATCACAAAGCAGGCGTGCACCAATCACCAGGAAGATATTGAGTGGCCCGAATATGCCAGGCAAACCCAAACCATTGAACGGCAAAAGGCTGCGGAAGAGTATTTGAATGATAAAAAGATGGACCTGGACTCCATTTGCAGAAAGTTTTTACAGCCGCCACTGCACCAGTTTGATGTTAAAAAATCGTTCGGTACGTTATACAGTGCAGCCTGGTTTCCTGAGACTGGCGAAGCGAAACTGTTTTGGAAAGGAAAAGAGCTCAATCAAAAATTTGAAGAGTTTAACGAACAGCAGATTACTGTTCAAATAACCAAACAGGCCGAATCTTTGATTTATTGATATTTCGGTTACTATTTTTGCTTGAAGTTGAAAATGTAAATTTGATGATAAAAGTCCCCTCTCGAGAGGGTGTGAGGAAATACTTAATCAAAGATATCGGCCATTTATTTTTACCACGAAGACGCAAAGCCACGAGGGTACACGAAGTATAAAAAGATCAAATTACTAACCTTCGTGATTCTTCGTGTCATCGTGACTTCGTGGCCAAATAGAAGGAGTTTTTTAAATACTTGTTGATTTATTTTCTCACAGCCTTTAGAAAAGGGCATCTCTTTTATCCCGCACCAGCTGATGTTTTTCCAGTCCCGACTATTGGGGCGAGAATGAGGGGGATGTCCATCAGCAGCGACTAAAATCTTTGGACTTGGCTCATACAAAAGAGTCCATCCTTTGAATCCCTCAGAAAGCAGCGAAAGACCAAGAAAACTAACTCAACCATTTAAACCCAAATACACGCCATGGAATTCAAAAGCACCAATCCCCACAACGGCAAAGAAATAGCAACCTACAAAGAGCATACTGAAAAGGAAGTAAATGCGATTCTTGAGAAGTCGAAGGTAGCGTTTGAAACCTGGAGAGAAGTCCCGATTAAAGAGCGATGCAAGCTGCTGGTTAATGCCGCGGGCGTACTCAGAAACAATGTGGATACATATGCTGAAACCATGACCCTGGAAATGGGCAAACCGATCAGCGAGGCAAAAGGAGAGATAGAGAAATGTGCTTGGGTGTGCGAGTTTTATGCTGAAAACGCTGAACGTTTTTTGGCCGATGAGATTATTAAAACGGATGCTTCGGAGAGTTTTGTCAGTCACGATCCTATTGGAACCGTACTGGCTATAATGCCGTGGAATTTCCCTTACTGGCAGGTGTTCCGTTTCGCCGCGCCAACTCTTGCCGCAGGAAATACTGCTCTGCTGAAACATGCCTCTAACGTATTTGGATGCGCCACGCATATTGAAGAGATACTCCTGGAAGCCGGTTTTCCGGATGGCGTTTTTCAAAACCTGTTTATCCATCACGATAAATCAGAGAGCATTATTTCAAACGATATTGTAAAAGCGTTGACACTCACCGGAAGTGAGCGGGCCGGTAAATCAGTGGGTGCGCTTGCCGGGAAGTACCTGAAGAAATCAGTTCTGGAACTTGGCGGCAGCAACGCTTTTATCGTTCTGGAAGATGCAGATATGGATCAGGCCGTAAAAACCGGCATCAAAGCCCGGATGATGAACAGCGGACAGAGCTGCATCGCGGCTAAAAGATTCATCCTGGTGGGTGATGCGTACGACAAATTTCTGCCCGCTTTTATTGATGGCGTGAAGGATATCAAAAAAGGAGAACCGACAGATGATTCCACAGAAATCGGACCGCTTGCACGGAAAGACCTGGCGGATGAGGTTCATAAACAGGTTCAAAAGTCAGTTGACCAGGGAGCAAAAATTGAAACCGGCGGAAATCAGGAGAATGCTTTCTATGAGCCTACGGTACTGACCGGTGTAAAGCCGGGTATGCCGGCGTTTGATGAAGAAACCTTCGGCCCGGTCGCCGCTATTATCCGCGCCGAAGATGAGGATGAAGCATTGGAACTGGCGGCGAATTCCCAGTACGGCCTGGGGGTATCCCTCTTTACATCAGATATCGAAAACGCCCGCAGGCATATCGGAAGGGCACCTGACGGCGCATTTTTTATCAATGAACTGGTCAAATCCGATCCGCGACTGCCGTTCGGAGGCACCGGCAAATCGGGATATGGCCGGGAACTCTCCCGCGAAGGCATTCACGAGTTTGTGAATAAGAAGACGGTTTATATCAAATCAAACAAATAACCCATTTCATGTAATCCAGGAATGCGGATTGTATCAGTTGTGAACGGCATAAACACTCATATTTTCCGCATCATCAAATAAAATCACCTGGTATTCGCGATCCACGGGCTGATCCATTCCGGGAGCATTTGCCGGCATCCCTGGCGCTGAAATACCGATCGCATCTGGCCGTTCAGCGAGCATTCGCCGGATATCTTCCACCGGAACGTGGCCTTCAACCACGTAGCCGTCAACAATTGCAGTGTGGCATGATCGGAGCCTCGGGGGA
The window above is part of the Rhodohalobacter sp. SW132 genome. Proteins encoded here:
- a CDS encoding biotin carboxylase, which codes for MKDSKKEIKTLKGLSDIRRFFHRNEMPVYFISATNFNLLGADEWIKSFKFICYIECFDGQHPNVFSPDEEVPHEEFESIEDINNYLLEHKEVVDYIKSRKQNGKAGKAMFLMFDEKTEKLAKKNGLEVCFPPAKMRTFMDNKVNTNRIAERAGVACVPYVLSSVKNYDHMREVSKKLGNDLVIQTPFGDSGHTTFFISNEEEFKKHEDEIIREKEVKIMKRINCRGAAIEACVTRHGTIVAPLMTELVGFPELTPYKGGWCGNEIHANVFTREIRQKAREYTRLFGNQLREEGYKGYFELDFLIDQDNGEVYLGELNPRITGASSITNHAVFALADAPLFLFHLLEWMDTPYELNVKSINKRWAQPENIDDWSQLVIKHTEDTVEYITEAPPSGIWKKQKDGTIKYDRMDTHRRAVEKENEAFFLRITGEGDYLYEGADVGILVMRGRLMTDDFKLTKRAKSWITAIQDQYKTTEPASTEAEKEKIAEIAGFKMM
- a CDS encoding C45 family autoproteolytic acyltransferase/hydolase, which codes for MLIKIKCIDEDKPGKKWAKVFNRTWPYYRAWYLQEGFTSRPGYLSCKNALDEYMPELSLMYDQICELAGGGDVTSRYLSMWNPPAFMSGCTQVAWTKNTPALIRNYDYNPKWFEGVMLKSNWLQPVMGVGDCNWGLLDGMNGSGLCASLNFGGRNVVGEGFGIPLVIRYLLETCENVEDAIRVLERIPVHMAYNVMLMDRNGEYATLFLGPDRKPGLITKQACTNHQEDIEWPEYARQTQTIERQKAAEEYLNDKKMDLDSICRKFLQPPLHQFDVKKSFGTLYSAAWFPETGEAKLFWKGKELNQKFEEFNEQQITVQITKQAESLIY
- a CDS encoding NAD-dependent succinate-semialdehyde dehydrogenase, whose amino-acid sequence is MEFKSTNPHNGKEIATYKEHTEKEVNAILEKSKVAFETWREVPIKERCKLLVNAAGVLRNNVDTYAETMTLEMGKPISEAKGEIEKCAWVCEFYAENAERFLADEIIKTDASESFVSHDPIGTVLAIMPWNFPYWQVFRFAAPTLAAGNTALLKHASNVFGCATHIEEILLEAGFPDGVFQNLFIHHDKSESIISNDIVKALTLTGSERAGKSVGALAGKYLKKSVLELGGSNAFIVLEDADMDQAVKTGIKARMMNSGQSCIAAKRFILVGDAYDKFLPAFIDGVKDIKKGEPTDDSTEIGPLARKDLADEVHKQVQKSVDQGAKIETGGNQENAFYEPTVLTGVKPGMPAFDEETFGPVAAIIRAEDEDEALELAANSQYGLGVSLFTSDIENARRHIGRAPDGAFFINELVKSDPRLPFGGTGKSGYGRELSREGIHEFVNKKTVYIKSNK